One part of the Athene noctua chromosome Z, bAthNoc1.hap1.1, whole genome shotgun sequence genome encodes these proteins:
- the RNF20 gene encoding E3 ubiquitin-protein ligase BRE1A, whose translation MSGIGNKRTAGEPGPSAPPEKKAGVEDSGTTVETIKLGGVSSTEEMDIRTLQTKNRKLAEMLDQRQAIEDELREHIEKLERRQATDDASLLIINRYWNQFDENIRIILKRFDLDQGLGDLLSERKALVVPEPEPDSDSNQERKDERERGEGLEPAFSFLATLASSTSEEIESQLQERVESSRRAVAQIVTMYDKLQEKVDVLSHKLNSGDISLMEEAVLELNTYLSHENGRLQELADVLQEKHRIMSQEFSKLQERVETAESRVSVLETMIDDLQWDIDKIRKREQRLNRHLADVLERVNSKGYKVYGAGSSLYGGTITINARKFEEMNAELEENKELAGNRLSELEELRQDLEEVTTQNEKLKVELRRAVEEAVKETPEYRCMQSQFSVLYNESLQLKAHLDEARTLLHGTRTTHQRQVELIERDEVSLHKKLRTEVIQLEDTLAQVRKEYEMLRIEFEQTLAANEQAGPINREMRHLISSLQNHNHQLKGEVLRYKRKLREAQSDLSKIRSRSGSALLQSQSSTEDTKEEPPEIKQEPDDSSAQVSVPKAASEDVNEMKARRDEEERERERREREREREKEKEKEREREKEKEKEKEREREKQKQKESEKERESKEKEKGKHEDGRKKEAEVIKQLKAELKKAQESQKEMKLLLDMYRSAPKEQRDKVQLMAAEKKAKAELEELRQRVKELEDKEKKESKKMADEDALRKIRAVEEQIEYLQKKLAMAKQEEEALLSEMDVTGQAFEDMQEQNIRLMQQLREKDDANFKLMSERIKSNQIHKLLKEEKEELADQVLTLKTQVDAQLQVVRKLEEKEHLLQSSIGTGEKELGLRTQALEMNKRKAMDAAQLADDLKAQLELAQKKLHDFQDEIVENRVTREKEMFNFKRAEEDISRLRRKLETTKKPDMVPNCDEILMEEIKDYKARLTCPCCNMRKKDAVLTKCFHVFCFECVKTRYDTRQRKCPKCNAAFGANDFHRIYIG comes from the exons ATGTCTGGAATTGGCAATAAAAGAACAGCTGGAGAGCCTGGCCCTTCTGCACCTCCAGAGAAGAAGGCGGGGGTTGAAGATTCGGGGACCACAGTGGAGACCATTAAACTTGGTGGCGTTTCTTCAACG GAGGAGATGGACATCCGAACCCTACAGACCAAGAACCGGAAACTAGCAGAGATGCTGGACCAGCGGCAAGCCATTGAAGATGAGCTACGGGAGCACATTGAGAAGCTGGAGCGTCGGCAGGCCACTGATGATGCCTCTCTGCTGATTATCAATCGGTACTGGAATCAG TTTGATGAAAATATCCGCATCATCCTTAAACGCTTTGACCTGGACCAAGGTCTTGGAGACCTTTTGTCTGAAAGAAAAGCATTGGTTGTACCAGAACCTGAACCAGACTCGGACAGTAATCAGGAGCGCAAAGATGAGAGGGAACGAG GTGAAGGACTGGAGCCAGCGTTCTCCTTCCTAGccactctggccagcagcactagTGAGGAGATAGAATCTCAGCTGCAGGAGCGTGTAGAGTCCTCCCGCCGTGCTGTTGCCCAGATTGTGACAATGTATGACAAGCTGCAGGAGAAAGTGGATGTGCTGTCCCACAAGCTGAATAGTGGAG ACATTTCATTGATGGAAGAAGCAGTCCTGGAGCTTAATACCTACCTCTCACATGAAAATGGAcggctgcaggagctggctgaTGTTCTTCAGGAGAAGCACCGGATCATGTCTCAGGAG TTCTCCAAGCTGCAAGAGAGAGTGGAGACAGCAGAATCTCGGGTGTCTGTTCTGGAGACTATGATTGATGACCTTCAGTGGGATATTGACAAGATACGCAAGAGGGAGCAGAGGCTCAACCGGCACTTAGCAGATGTTCTGGAACGA GTGAATTCAAAAGGCTACAAGGTGTATGGAGCTGGGAGCAGCCTCTATGGAGGCACAATCACCATTAATGCCCGCAAG TTTGAGGAGATGAATGCAGAATTGGAAGAGAATAAAGAGCTTGCTGGGAATCGCCTCAGTGAGTTAGAGGAACTACGCCAGGATCTTGAGGAAGTAAcaacacagaatgaaaaactCAAG GTTGAACTGCGACGAGCAGTGGAAGAGGCTGTGAAGGAGACCCCAGAATATCGCTGCATGCAGTCCCaattttctgttttgtataaTGAGAGTCTCCAGCTGAAGGCACATCTTGATGAGGCCCGAACTCTGCTTCATGGCACCCGCACCACACACCAGCGCCAGGTGGAACTAATTGAG AGGGACGAGGTCAGCCTTCACAAGAAACTACGCACAGAGGTGATTCAGCTAGAGGACACACTGGCACAAGTCCGCAAAGAATATGAGATGTTGAGGATAGAGTTTGAACAGACGCTGGCTGCCAATGAACAAGCAG GCCCAATTAATCGGGAGATGCGTCATCTCATCAGCAGCCTCCAGAATCACAACCACCAGCTGAAGGGAGAGGTGTTAAGATACAAGCGTAAACTGAGAGAGGCCCAATCTGACTTGAGCAAG ATCCGCTCTCGCAGTGGCAGTGCTCTCTTACAGTCCCAGTCCAGCACTGAAGACACAAAGGAGGAACCTCCAGAGATCAAGCAGGAACCTGATGATTCTTCTGCTCAAGTGTCTGTCCCCAAGGCTGCTTCTGAAGATGTTAATGAAATGAAGGCCCGGCGAGATGAAGAGGAGCGGGAGCGAGAGAGacgggagagggagagggaacgagagaaggaaaaagagaaagagagagagcgagagaaggagaaagaaaaggaaaaggaacgAGAACGGGAGAAGCAGAAGCAGAAGGAATCTGAGAAGGAGAGAGAGTccaaagagaaggagaaagggaagcatgaagatggaagaaagaaagaggctGAAGTGATCAAACAGCTGAAAGCTGAGCTCAA GAAGGCCCAGGAGAGCCAGAAGGAGATGAAGCTCTTGCTAGATATGTACCGCTCTGCCCCCAAAGAGCAGAGAGACAAAGTGCAGCTGATGGCAGCTGAGAAGAAGGCAAAAGCTGAG CTGGAAGAACTGAGGCAGAGGGTGAAAGAACTAGAAgataaggagaaaaaggagagtaAAAAGATGGCTGATGAGGATGCCCTCCGCAAGATCCGAGCAGTGGAGGAACAAATTGAGTATTTGCAGAAGAAGCTAGCCATGGCGAAGCAG GAGGAGGAAGCCCTGCTGTCAGAAATGGATGTCACAGGCCAAGCCTTTGAAGACATGCAGGAGCAAAACATCCGTCTgatgcagcagcttcgggagaaGGATGATGCCAACTTCAAGTTGATGTCAGAACGCATCAAGTCCAACCAGATCCACAAGCTGCtgaaagaggagaaggaggagctgGCAGACCAAGTTTTGACGCTGAAGACACAG GTGGATGCCCAGCTGCAGGTTGTACGtaagctggaggagaaggaacaCTTACTGCAAAGCAGTATTGGAACAGGCGAGAAAGAACTAGGTCTCCGAACACAGGCTCTGGAAATGAACAAACGCAAG gcCATGGATGCAGCCCAGCTTGCGGATGATTTGAAAGCCCAGCTAGAGCTGGCTCAGAAGAAGTTACATGACTTCCAGGATGAGATTGTGGAAAACAGAGTAACCAGAGAGAAAGAGATGTTCAACTTCAAAAGGGCTGAG gAAGATATTTCTAGGTTACGCAGGAAGCTGGAGACCACTAAGAAGCCTGACATGGTTCCCAACTGTGATGAGATATTGATGGAAGAAATCAAGGATTACAAG GCCCGCCTGACCTGCCCATGCTGTAACATGCGCAAAAAGGATGCTGTGCTCACAAAGTGCTTCCATGTCTTCTGTTTCGAATGTGTGAAAACACGCTATGACACCCGGCAGCGTAAGTGCCCCAAGTGCAATGCTGCTTTTGGTGCCAATGACTTCCATAGGATCTACATCGGTTGA